The following coding sequences lie in one Gouania willdenowi chromosome 5, fGouWil2.1, whole genome shotgun sequence genomic window:
- the b4galnt1b gene encoding beta-1,4 N-acetylgalactosaminyltransferase 1, whose protein sequence is MRSLRKTLLLAILVSVVLVLALLHTWPTRAYTTVDVWQRSGIVVEHHLEDRLIEPDQRLSSIPFHVRDSVASLLARNGCVCEGESGGVNLPFAHFLFPRVSAHPLHTAFEASELEEMKKRRAKEYQSFQKRSKSPADLLIIAEANNPLQYPTQGVDVRPLKTIIIPGLALHDTDRDHHSVNITATLGTLNVAAEVDGVKIKGDGEMHMALSSSLLPNLNRQLQFVTYTNTLFHPSTADTVQLDTEGHHAVFTIKIHHGVTPKLYNTGSKGEYNVSALVTIATKTFLRYDKLQDLIDSIRRYYPTITIVIADDSENPKSISGPYIEHYIMPFGKGWFAGRNLAVSQVTTKYVLWVDDDFIFTANTKLEKLVDVLERTTLDLVGGAVREATGYTATYRQTISIEPGEDDGDCLHMRRGFHHIIQGFPNCVVTDGVINFFLARTDKVQQIGFDPRLTRVAHLEFFIDGLGSLHVGSCDDVIVNHATKIKLPWISQSESDKTYAKFRYPPASSDATHTKNGLLFFKNRFQCLTHN, encoded by the exons ATGCGATCCCTGAGGAAGACGTTGCTGCTCGCCATCTTGGTGTCTGTGGTGCTGGTTCTGGCCCTCCTTCATACATGGCCCACCCGGGCCTACACCACCGTGGACGTGTGGCAGAGGTCAGGCATTGTTGTAGAGCACCATCTGGAGGACCGACTCATAGAACCAGACCAGAGGCTAAGCAGCATCCCCTTTCATGTGAGAGATAGTGTCGCCAG CTTGCTGGCACGCAAcggctgtgtgtgtgagggggaaAGTGGAGGAGTAAATCTGCCCTTTGCCCATTTCTTGTTCCCGAGGGTGAGTGCTCACCCTCTGCACACTGCCTTTGAGGCGTCCGAGCTGGAGGAGATGAAGAAGAGACGTGCCAAAGAGTACCAGAGTTTTCAGAAAAG GTCAAAGTCTCCGGCTGATCTGCTGATTATCGCAGAGGCTAACAATCCCCTACAGTATCCCACACAGGGGGTGGATGTACGGCCCCTAAAAACAATCATCATCCCAG GTTTGGCCTTGCACGACACAGACAGAGACCATCACTCA GTTAACATCACTGCCACGCTGGGAACGCTGAACGTGGCAGCAGAGGTGGACGGTGTGAAAATCAAAGGTGATGGTGAGATGCACATGGCTCTCTCAAGCAGCCTCCTGCCCAACCTGAACCGACAGCTGCAGTTTGTCACCTACACCAACACACTGTTTCACCCCAGCACTGCAGACACAG TGCAGCTCGACACAGAGGGCCATCATGCTGTCTTCACTATCAAAATTCACCACGGTGTGACTCCTAAACTTTATAACACTGGATCTAAAGGAG AGTACAATGTCAGTGCCCTCGTGACCATAGCAACCAAGACCTTCCTGAGGTATGATAAGCTTCAAGATCTCATTGACAGCATCAGGAGATACTATCCTACCATCACCATAGTAATAGCTGATGACAGCGAAAATCCCAAAAGCATCTCAGGGCCGTACATCGAACATTACATCATGCCCTTTGGAAAG GGTTGGTTTGCAGGAAGAAACCTGGCCGTCTCCCAGGTGACCACAAAGTATGTGCTGTGGGTGGATGATGATTTCATCTTCACGGCCAACACCAAACTGGAGAAGCTGGTGGATGTGTTAGAGAGAACCACACTGGACCTG gtgGGAGGAGCAGTGCGTGAAGCCACAGGCTACACTGCCACCTACAGACAGACCATCTCCATCGAGCCCGGAGAGGACGATGGAGACTGTTTACATATGAGGAGAGGCTTTCATCACATCATTCAAGGCTTCCCCAACTGTGTTGTAACCGATGGCGTCATTAACTTCTTTTTAGCTCGCACTGACAAAGTTCAGCAGATCGGCTTTGACCCCCGGCTCACCAGGGTAGCTCATCTAG AGTTTTTCATTGACGGTCTTGGATCTCTCCACGTGGGCTCTTGTGACGACGTCATCGTCAATCATGCCACCAAAATCAAGCTCCCGTGGATTAGCCAGTCAGAAAGTGACAAGACATACGCCAAGTTTCGCTAtccccccgcctcctccgatgccacccacaccaaaaatggCCTCCTGTTCTTCAAGAACCGATTTCAGTGTTTGACTCATAACTAA